A genomic segment from Polyangium mundeleinium encodes:
- a CDS encoding OmpA family protein encodes MGPGLGRGAGSADVRVLALLGYAPEKAKPPPDRDNDGIPDKSDACLDLVGVESGDPLLHGCPEPPPDYDGDAVPDENDACPRAAGEATFVRKTHGCPKDTDEDGVPDKKDACPTEPGPKPPAGNGCPKPKEPELPPVASLAEQEIVISQQVQFETGTAVLRPESDGVLGEVARVLTDHPEVTRIEVQGHTDDTGTPDVNRKLGQDRAESVVAWLVRRGIGRGRLVPKGYGSDKPIADNTTEEGRGKNRRVEFRILEKKPATKDEGNPASGGAK; translated from the coding sequence ATGGGCCCGGGCCTCGGCCGCGGCGCGGGCAGCGCCGACGTCCGGGTGCTCGCGCTCCTCGGGTATGCGCCGGAGAAGGCCAAACCTCCGCCGGATCGCGATAACGACGGCATTCCGGACAAGAGTGACGCTTGTCTCGATCTCGTCGGCGTGGAATCGGGGGATCCGCTCCTGCACGGCTGCCCCGAACCTCCGCCCGATTACGATGGGGACGCGGTTCCCGACGAGAACGATGCTTGCCCGCGCGCGGCCGGCGAGGCCACGTTCGTGCGCAAGACACACGGCTGTCCCAAGGACACGGACGAGGACGGCGTGCCCGACAAGAAAGACGCATGCCCCACGGAGCCCGGCCCGAAGCCGCCCGCGGGGAATGGGTGCCCGAAGCCGAAGGAGCCTGAGCTGCCGCCCGTCGCTTCGCTCGCCGAGCAGGAGATCGTGATCTCCCAGCAGGTGCAATTCGAGACGGGCACGGCTGTCCTCCGGCCCGAAAGCGACGGCGTGCTCGGCGAGGTCGCGCGTGTGCTCACGGATCACCCGGAGGTCACGCGCATCGAGGTGCAAGGCCACACGGACGATACCGGCACGCCCGACGTGAACCGCAAGCTCGGGCAAGACCGCGCCGAGAGCGTGGTCGCATGGCTCGTCCGGCGCGGGATCGGCCGCGGGCGGCTCGTGCCCAAGGGGTATGGGTCGGACAAGCCGATCGCGGACAACACGACCGAGGAGGGTCGCGGCAAGAACCGACGCGTCGAGTTCCGGATCCTCGAAAAGAAGCCGGCCACGAAGGACGAGGGCAACCCCGCGTCGGGAGGGGCGAAATGA
- a CDS encoding four helix bundle protein, with product MALRIYGVAIEMLRMLRPVMERIGRKDPNLGDQMRRAAMSVPLNLNEGAYSQGRNERARWHTAMGSAAEVRACLDVAEALGYVESVDDEMRNTLNHIIGTLHRLTRR from the coding sequence ATGGCTCTCAGGATTTATGGCGTGGCGATCGAGATGCTCAGGATGTTGCGGCCGGTGATGGAGCGGATCGGGAGGAAGGATCCGAATCTCGGCGATCAAATGCGCCGTGCAGCGATGAGTGTTCCGCTGAACCTGAACGAGGGCGCGTATTCGCAGGGAAGGAACGAACGCGCCCGGTGGCATACCGCCATGGGGTCGGCCGCAGAGGTCCGCGCGTGCCTGGACGTGGCAGAAGCGCTCGGATACGTGGAAAGCGTCGACGATGAGATGCGCAACACCCTGAACCATATCATCGGCACCCTGCACCGCCTCACGCGACGGTAA
- a CDS encoding ImuA family protein, which produces MHRAAATVLVPDADARHKELFQSALVRPAIEGLSGRAKALPLGLHTVDASLPEGGLPRGAVVELTAPQGLARSTTLALSLCASAQAEARLRGESDTRGAWCAWLDPTQTLFAPALARAGVDPDRLLVVRPNLDDLARVAVRVAGCHAFSVVVIDTAGVPGCRGETRLDRWVTIVRRLALAVEGSDTTVLLLTDAAASRAMPLPAAMRIELERLSEDRLGLRVAKDRRGRVTGAQSIELGKSA; this is translated from the coding sequence ATGCACCGCGCCGCTGCCACGGTCCTCGTCCCGGACGCCGACGCTCGCCACAAGGAGCTCTTCCAGAGCGCGCTCGTCCGCCCCGCGATCGAGGGCCTCTCCGGCCGCGCCAAGGCCTTGCCCCTGGGCCTGCACACCGTCGACGCGTCCTTGCCCGAGGGAGGCTTGCCCCGAGGCGCCGTGGTCGAGCTGACGGCGCCCCAGGGCCTCGCCCGCTCGACGACGCTCGCCTTGTCCCTCTGCGCCTCCGCGCAAGCCGAGGCCCGCCTCCGCGGCGAGAGCGATACGCGGGGCGCGTGGTGCGCCTGGCTTGATCCTACACAAACGCTCTTCGCGCCCGCTCTCGCCCGCGCCGGGGTGGATCCCGACCGGCTGCTCGTCGTCCGGCCGAACCTCGACGACCTCGCCCGCGTCGCCGTCCGTGTCGCCGGTTGCCACGCCTTCTCCGTGGTCGTGATCGACACGGCCGGCGTGCCCGGCTGCCGCGGCGAGACCCGGCTCGACCGGTGGGTCACGATCGTGCGGCGCCTCGCCCTCGCCGTCGAAGGCAGCGACACGACCGTCCTCTTGCTCACGGACGCGGCCGCCTCCCGCGCGATGCCGCTGCCGGCCGCGATGCGCATCGAGCTCGAGCGGCTCAGCGAGGATCGGCTCGGCCTGCGGGTCGCCAAGGACCGGCGCGGCCGCGTGACGGGGGCGCAGTCGATCGAGCTTGGAAAGAGCGCATGA
- a CDS encoding AAA family ATPase → MSRSRAPSELPLGARLPEPTTSFVGRVRELRRIGALFREGARLVSVLGPAGIGKTRLALQYARRALAGGRRAVGGVDLSRARGADALLTALAQALSLQVGPRGPSVELMTAELSARAPLLLVLDNLEQVDGKGVALLSTLAAGATGVRWLVTSRAPLRIPEEARLRLDPLPSRAAARLFEARCRAVQPGFVMGEGNRGEVEELVMRLDRNPLAIELAAARADILTLPQLRARLTRRFELLKPPAGAARAPRLQETPAMVRERSLLAALDGSWELLDTPEQRALARLSVFAGGFDLDAAEALLAEGAAERAPFTLDLLESLCEQSLLSRERVEPEGEARYRLGESVRDYAAARLGEGPERAAAELVHACFYVPLAERWARGAVGPDADACCAKLGRERENLLAIHLRLAERAPSLAARAALALGPVLIASSPLRARQEMFGASAVLAERAGDAALTARAALACAEQERYMGETRAALARVVKAAELARGLADPTLEGEAALVHAYLCFDATAFADAAQHAERARASFLAGSDRYGEARALHLLLVLDTHGLQTRSRELAERALHLVREVGDRRLLLSTMVHVGSLSVEQGRHAEARVALEEALSRSRADGAREVECRALVYLSLLESDLGDFDRGEARLLEAMPLARQLGHRLAEGLVVGSLGVVELLQRRVGEARAHLRQAALLLEDVGNRHARATFMAFAGAAEALEGRAVDARALFQVASELVSGAEPPKWVAGVLHVLGGLLEVDEARRARDLRGDDEGCKRLARRAHRRLSDVEAGALRPRVEGRRKGSRIPSASPAAASWADIRLAARLLRAELAALEGPLPAPSTRAGAASAPEVAADGSWFTPRGGTPVDLGRRPVLRAILARLVEHLRRSPGAALSLAELFASAWPDERPRRGVAENRMYVAIATLRSLGLRDVLRTRDDGYLLDPGQVIHVRA, encoded by the coding sequence CTGCCCCTCGGCGCGCGCCTGCCCGAGCCGACGACGAGCTTCGTGGGGCGCGTGCGAGAGCTGCGCCGGATCGGCGCGCTCTTTCGCGAAGGCGCCCGGCTCGTTTCGGTGCTCGGGCCTGCCGGGATCGGCAAGACGCGCCTCGCGCTCCAGTATGCGAGGCGCGCCCTCGCCGGCGGGCGGAGGGCCGTGGGGGGCGTGGATCTGTCGCGTGCGCGGGGCGCCGACGCGCTCCTCACGGCGCTCGCGCAGGCGCTCTCCCTTCAGGTCGGGCCGCGCGGCCCTTCGGTCGAGCTGATGACGGCGGAGCTCTCGGCGCGCGCGCCGCTGCTGCTCGTGCTGGACAACCTGGAGCAGGTGGACGGCAAAGGCGTCGCGCTCCTGTCCACGCTCGCGGCGGGGGCGACAGGCGTGCGCTGGCTCGTGACGTCGCGCGCGCCGCTGCGCATCCCGGAGGAAGCTCGCCTTCGCCTCGATCCCCTCCCGAGCCGCGCCGCCGCGCGTCTCTTCGAAGCACGGTGCCGCGCCGTCCAGCCCGGCTTCGTGATGGGCGAAGGCAATCGGGGCGAGGTGGAGGAGCTCGTCATGCGGCTCGATCGGAACCCGCTCGCCATCGAGCTGGCCGCCGCGCGGGCCGACATCCTGACGCTCCCGCAGCTCCGCGCCCGGTTGACCCGCCGTTTCGAGCTCTTGAAGCCTCCCGCAGGCGCCGCGCGCGCGCCGCGATTGCAGGAGACCCCCGCGATGGTCCGCGAGCGCTCGCTCCTCGCTGCCCTGGATGGGTCGTGGGAGCTGCTCGACACGCCCGAGCAACGCGCGCTCGCGCGCTTGTCCGTGTTCGCGGGCGGCTTCGACCTCGATGCCGCCGAGGCGCTGCTCGCGGAGGGCGCGGCCGAAAGGGCTCCCTTCACGCTCGACCTTCTGGAATCCCTGTGCGAGCAATCCCTCCTGAGCCGCGAGCGCGTGGAGCCGGAGGGAGAGGCTCGTTACCGCCTCGGCGAGAGCGTGCGCGATTATGCCGCCGCGCGCCTCGGCGAGGGCCCGGAGCGCGCCGCCGCAGAGCTCGTGCACGCATGTTTTTATGTCCCGCTCGCCGAGCGATGGGCGCGCGGCGCCGTGGGGCCCGACGCGGATGCGTGTTGTGCGAAGCTCGGGCGGGAACGCGAAAACCTCCTCGCCATTCATCTGCGCCTCGCCGAGCGGGCGCCTTCCCTCGCGGCGCGCGCGGCGCTCGCCCTCGGCCCCGTGTTGATTGCGTCCTCCCCGCTGCGAGCGCGGCAGGAGATGTTTGGCGCGAGTGCCGTGCTCGCCGAACGCGCAGGCGACGCCGCGCTCACGGCGCGCGCGGCGCTCGCGTGCGCCGAGCAGGAGCGATACATGGGCGAGACCCGCGCGGCGCTCGCCCGCGTGGTGAAAGCGGCCGAGCTCGCGAGGGGGCTCGCGGACCCGACGCTCGAGGGCGAGGCCGCGCTCGTGCACGCGTACCTGTGCTTTGACGCGACGGCGTTCGCGGACGCGGCGCAGCACGCCGAGAGGGCGCGCGCGAGCTTCCTCGCCGGGAGTGATCGGTACGGAGAAGCGCGCGCGCTGCACCTCCTGCTCGTGCTCGATACGCACGGCTTGCAGACCCGCTCGCGTGAGCTCGCCGAGAGAGCCTTGCACCTGGTCCGCGAGGTCGGGGACCGGCGGCTCTTGCTCTCCACGATGGTTCATGTCGGGAGCCTTTCGGTGGAGCAAGGGCGGCACGCCGAAGCGCGCGTGGCCCTCGAGGAGGCGCTGTCCCGCTCGCGCGCGGACGGCGCGCGCGAGGTCGAGTGCCGCGCGCTCGTCTATCTGAGCTTGCTGGAGAGCGATCTCGGCGATTTCGATCGCGGGGAGGCGCGGCTGCTCGAAGCGATGCCGCTCGCCCGGCAGCTCGGGCACAGGCTCGCCGAAGGCCTGGTGGTGGGATCCCTCGGCGTGGTGGAGCTCTTGCAGCGCCGCGTGGGCGAGGCGCGCGCGCACCTCCGCCAAGCGGCCTTGCTGCTGGAGGACGTGGGAAACCGCCATGCGCGCGCGACCTTCATGGCGTTCGCCGGCGCCGCGGAGGCGCTCGAGGGCCGCGCCGTCGACGCCAGGGCGCTTTTCCAGGTCGCGAGCGAGCTCGTGAGCGGCGCGGAGCCGCCGAAATGGGTGGCCGGGGTGCTCCATGTCCTCGGAGGTCTGCTCGAGGTCGACGAGGCGCGGCGTGCGCGGGACCTGCGCGGGGACGACGAAGGCTGCAAGCGCCTCGCGCGCCGCGCGCACCGGCGCCTTTCGGACGTCGAGGCGGGCGCGCTGCGCCCTCGCGTGGAGGGGCGGCGCAAGGGGAGCCGGATCCCATCCGCGTCGCCCGCCGCCGCGTCCTGGGCTGACATCCGGCTCGCCGCGCGGCTCTTGCGGGCCGAGCTCGCCGCGCTCGAAGGCCCGCTTCCGGCGCCCTCGACGCGCGCCGGGGCTGCCTCGGCTCCGGAGGTGGCGGCCGACGGCTCGTGGTTCACGCCGCGCGGGGGGACGCCCGTGGATCTCGGTCGAAGGCCCGTGCTTCGGGCGATCCTGGCCCGGCTCGTGGAGCACCTGCGCCGGAGCCCCGGCGCCGCCCTGTCGCTCGCGGAGCTCTTCGCCAGCGCCTGGCCTGACGAGCGGCCTCGGCGCGGGGTCGCCGAGAACCGCATGTACGTGGCGATCGCCACGCTGCGCTCGCTGGGCCTGCGTGACGTGCTCCGCACGCGCGACGACGGCTACCTGCTCGACCCGGGGCAGGTGATCCACGTCCGCGCGTGA
- a CDS encoding lysophospholipid acyltransferase family protein, with translation MQLREAIRAARQWVPFTARTVGYGTISLTLGPLTQDHRASLWAMKRWCKSSARGLHIDVDATGLENVPTDGAYVYASNHQSLLDILVLGAVLPGDFKWAAKRELMNIPFLGWHLKLAGHVPVERGGGPRVAAEVIKRFTEVLQRGKPLLIFPEGTRSEDGVLKDFKMGGFYAAVRAGVPVVPVALEGAGHLMHKGAIDSGDGSTMRLVRVRVGKPIHPITTGKESARVVDLRDRTHAAVAELLLGLGGRVAEAPSKENGSATAASSAES, from the coding sequence ATGCAGCTCCGAGAAGCCATTCGCGCCGCGCGTCAGTGGGTTCCTTTCACCGCTCGCACCGTCGGGTATGGGACGATCTCGCTCACGCTCGGCCCGCTCACGCAGGATCACCGCGCGAGCCTGTGGGCAATGAAGCGCTGGTGCAAGTCGAGCGCGCGGGGGCTGCACATCGACGTCGACGCCACGGGGCTCGAGAACGTGCCCACCGACGGCGCGTACGTTTATGCCTCGAATCATCAGAGCTTGCTCGACATCCTCGTCCTCGGCGCGGTCCTCCCGGGTGATTTCAAGTGGGCCGCGAAGCGCGAGCTCATGAACATTCCTTTCCTCGGCTGGCACCTCAAGCTCGCGGGGCACGTCCCGGTCGAGCGTGGCGGCGGGCCGCGGGTCGCGGCCGAGGTCATCAAGCGGTTCACGGAGGTCCTCCAGCGCGGCAAGCCCCTGCTCATCTTCCCCGAGGGCACGCGCAGCGAGGACGGGGTCCTCAAGGACTTCAAGATGGGGGGTTTTTACGCGGCCGTACGCGCCGGCGTCCCCGTCGTACCCGTCGCGCTGGAGGGCGCGGGGCACCTCATGCACAAGGGCGCCATCGACTCGGGCGACGGCAGCACGATGCGCCTCGTCCGCGTGCGCGTGGGCAAGCCGATTCATCCGATCACCACGGGCAAGGAGTCGGCGCGCGTCGTCGACCTGCGCGACCGCACGCATGCAGCCGTCGCCGAGCTCCTCCTCGGGCTCGGCGGTCGCGTCGCCGAGGCTCCGTCCAAAGAGAACGGAAGCGCGACCGCAGCCTCGTCGGCCGAATCCTGA
- a CDS encoding error-prone DNA polymerase has translation MNRRRPALSVVSGGASEPSPEGPAEKPAFAELCARSAFSFLEGASQPEEMVRRAHELGLSAIAIADRDGLYGSARGHAEAKKLDQPYIVGAELTLERDGERSGSVVLLAQDHEGYSNLCRLLTLAHATHEKGTAGITVEDVAQAHRGLFALVPLATPALATDVLLGPLRDTFAERAFLATWRHLDRGDAARLEATTKASARYGLAVLATARPLFHHGGRKPLADVLTCIRHKTTLDQAGALLAPNAEATLRGAASMQNLFRDEPAWVGRTVEVAEACRFSLAEIRYHFPSEGLCLPGETPDDALRRLTYEGARDRYPAGTPPRVGAQIEKELDLIKLLDVAAYFLSVHQIVSIAREKRILCQGRGSAANSAVCFVLGVTAVDPARSSLLFERFLSPERREPPDIDVDFEHERREEVIQAIYEMYGRDRSAMVSEVICYRGKSSLREVGKVFGLTTDQLDRLSGLALYHEADTSEKKLAELGFDPNDARLRQVIFLANALEGMPRHLSIHVGGFVLSAAPLHHVAPIEPARMPGRSVIPWDKDDLDELGFFKVDILALGMLTAIRKTLAVVHERTRPEEPFDPIDALARIPAEDPAVYQAIQRADTVGVFQIESRAQMSMLPRLKPKTFYDLVIEVAIVRPGPIQGGMVHPYLRRRTGQEAPISPHPCLDGILARTLGVPLFQEQVMQIAMVGAGYTPGEADQLRRDMAAWKKHGRLSRHRERLLRGFSEKGISARFAEQLYLQIHGFGEYGFPESHAASFALLVYASAWLKVHHAAAFTCALLNSQPMGFYSPSSLVQDAQRHGVIVRPVCVVSSGWDHFLEDAGVIRLGMRLVKGFGAGGAEGVLRARAEAPFTGVADLVRRAGLQKNEVEALAEAGALEALVPSRREALWRARAPRLPDGLFAKVPLEEEKDVGLPKMRAAEQLVLDYGRVGLSLHDHPLRHLRARLEQEGTVTAASIRERRAGETVRVAGLVVGRQRPATASGVTFVTLEDETGVVNVIVRKDLFEASYAAARYAKIMAVRGRVERQGAGAKGAAGDPEPGASNYEVVHVLAEALERLDAPGKRGVPTRSRDFH, from the coding sequence ATGAACCGACGAAGGCCGGCCCTCTCCGTCGTCTCCGGTGGTGCCTCCGAGCCTTCGCCCGAAGGGCCCGCGGAAAAGCCTGCGTTCGCCGAGCTCTGCGCGCGCTCGGCGTTCTCGTTCCTCGAAGGCGCCTCGCAGCCCGAGGAGATGGTGCGGCGGGCGCACGAGCTCGGTTTGTCCGCGATAGCCATTGCGGATCGGGACGGCCTCTACGGCTCCGCGCGCGGGCACGCCGAGGCGAAGAAGCTCGACCAGCCGTACATCGTCGGCGCAGAATTGACGCTGGAGAGGGACGGCGAAAGGAGCGGCAGTGTCGTCCTCCTCGCCCAGGATCACGAGGGCTACTCGAACCTCTGCCGCCTGCTCACCCTCGCCCACGCGACGCACGAGAAGGGCACGGCGGGCATCACGGTCGAGGACGTCGCGCAGGCGCACCGCGGCCTCTTCGCCCTCGTCCCCCTCGCAACCCCCGCGCTCGCCACCGACGTCCTCCTCGGGCCGCTCCGCGACACCTTTGCCGAGCGCGCCTTCCTCGCCACCTGGCGCCACCTCGATCGGGGCGACGCGGCCCGCCTGGAAGCCACCACGAAGGCCTCCGCCCGCTACGGCCTCGCCGTCCTCGCCACCGCGCGCCCCCTCTTCCACCACGGCGGCCGCAAGCCCCTCGCCGACGTCCTCACCTGCATCCGCCACAAGACCACGCTCGACCAGGCCGGCGCCCTCCTCGCCCCGAACGCCGAGGCCACCCTGCGCGGCGCCGCCTCGATGCAGAACCTCTTCCGCGACGAACCCGCCTGGGTCGGGCGCACCGTCGAGGTCGCCGAGGCCTGCCGCTTCTCCCTCGCCGAGATCCGCTACCACTTCCCGAGCGAGGGCCTCTGTTTGCCTGGCGAGACCCCGGACGACGCGCTCCGCCGCCTCACGTACGAGGGCGCGCGCGACCGTTACCCCGCGGGCACGCCGCCCCGCGTCGGAGCGCAGATCGAGAAGGAGCTCGATCTCATCAAGCTGCTCGACGTCGCCGCGTACTTCCTGAGCGTCCACCAGATCGTCTCGATCGCCCGGGAGAAACGCATCTTGTGCCAGGGGCGCGGCAGCGCGGCGAACAGCGCGGTCTGCTTCGTCCTCGGCGTCACGGCCGTCGATCCGGCGCGATCGAGCCTGCTCTTCGAGCGTTTCCTCTCGCCCGAGCGACGCGAGCCTCCGGACATCGACGTCGACTTCGAGCACGAGCGCCGCGAGGAGGTCATCCAGGCCATCTACGAAATGTATGGCCGTGACCGCTCCGCCATGGTCTCCGAGGTCATCTGCTACCGCGGCAAGAGCTCGCTCCGCGAGGTCGGCAAGGTCTTCGGGTTGACCACGGATCAGCTCGATCGGCTGAGCGGGCTCGCGCTCTACCACGAGGCCGACACGAGCGAGAAGAAGCTCGCCGAGCTCGGCTTCGATCCGAACGACGCGCGCCTCCGGCAGGTGATTTTCCTGGCGAACGCGCTCGAAGGCATGCCGCGGCACCTGTCGATCCACGTGGGGGGCTTCGTGCTCTCGGCCGCGCCGCTGCACCACGTCGCCCCGATCGAGCCCGCGCGCATGCCCGGCCGATCCGTCATCCCCTGGGACAAGGACGACCTCGACGAGCTCGGCTTTTTCAAGGTCGACATCCTCGCCCTCGGCATGCTCACCGCGATCCGCAAGACGCTCGCGGTGGTCCACGAGCGAACGCGCCCGGAAGAACCCTTCGATCCGATCGACGCGCTCGCCCGCATCCCGGCCGAGGATCCGGCCGTCTACCAGGCGATCCAGCGCGCCGACACGGTGGGCGTCTTCCAGATCGAGAGCCGCGCGCAGATGTCGATGCTGCCGCGCCTCAAGCCGAAGACGTTCTACGACCTCGTGATCGAGGTCGCGATCGTGCGGCCGGGCCCGATCCAGGGCGGCATGGTGCACCCGTACCTACGGCGCCGCACGGGGCAGGAGGCGCCGATCTCGCCGCACCCTTGCCTCGACGGGATCCTCGCGCGCACGCTCGGCGTCCCGCTCTTCCAGGAGCAGGTCATGCAGATCGCGATGGTCGGCGCGGGCTACACGCCTGGCGAGGCCGATCAGCTAAGGCGCGACATGGCCGCGTGGAAAAAACACGGCAGGCTATCGCGGCACCGCGAGCGGCTCCTGCGCGGCTTCTCCGAGAAGGGCATCTCGGCCCGCTTCGCCGAGCAGCTCTACCTGCAGATCCACGGCTTCGGCGAGTACGGCTTCCCCGAGTCCCACGCGGCGAGTTTTGCCCTCCTCGTTTACGCCTCCGCGTGGCTCAAGGTCCACCACGCGGCCGCGTTCACCTGCGCGCTCCTGAACTCCCAGCCGATGGGGTTTTACAGCCCATCCTCCCTCGTCCAGGACGCGCAGCGGCACGGCGTGATCGTGCGGCCCGTCTGTGTCGTGTCGAGCGGCTGGGATCACTTCCTGGAAGACGCCGGCGTGATCCGGCTCGGGATGCGGCTCGTGAAGGGGTTTGGGGCCGGCGGGGCCGAGGGCGTGCTCCGGGCGCGCGCGGAGGCGCCGTTCACGGGCGTCGCGGACCTCGTGCGGCGCGCGGGCCTGCAGAAGAACGAGGTCGAGGCCCTCGCGGAGGCGGGCGCGCTCGAAGCGCTCGTCCCGAGCCGGCGCGAGGCGCTCTGGAGGGCGCGGGCGCCGCGCCTGCCCGATGGCCTCTTCGCCAAGGTCCCGCTCGAAGAAGAGAAGGACGTGGGCCTGCCGAAGATGCGCGCTGCCGAGCAGCTCGTGCTCGACTACGGGCGGGTGGGTTTGTCCCTTCACGACCACCCCTTGCGGCACCTGCGCGCGCGGCTCGAACAGGAGGGCACGGTGACGGCGGCCTCGATCCGGGAGCGGCGCGCGGGCGAAACGGTGCGCGTCGCGGGCCTCGTCGTGGGCCGCCAGCGCCCGGCCACGGCGAGCGGCGTCACGTTCGTCACGCTCGAAGACGAGACCGGCGTGGTCAACGTCATCGTGCGCAAGGACCTCTTCGAGGCGAGCTACGCGGCCGCGCGGTACGCGAAGATCATGGCTGTGCGGGGCCGCGTCGAGCGGCAGGGGGCCGGGGCGAAGGGCGCCGCAGGGGACCCGGAGCCCGGGGCGTCGAACTACGAAGTCGTCCACGTCCTCGCCGAGGCCCTCGAGCGCCTCGACGCACCCGGCAAACGCGGCGTTCCCACGCGATCACGCGACTTTCACTGA
- a CDS encoding DNA polymerase Y family protein, which produces MGRRIVAVVLPQLGCELVRQRAHEENHEGGPLAVLFSKGKPDGGGEAQDRATATLDLVDEVAWRYGIRPGQRVAEAQATLAELTIQSVSFTEVDAALGRVAEVCLGGTPAHGSGLGTTAAIRLAPEHPDEDKRRGPAGDAPFDTVFLDVTGVSHLVGGEEALLDELCERIHALGHKVLAAIADGPRIARALARFAASPVLASGSVNGQGLRSDKPSYAPEPPLLVRKAPHPTVVAKPGARVLGPLPLTALPLDPDTAAFFGRLGIFTVEALTKLPRGELTPRLGLRAAEVLDLASGRDELPLVPYAPPRTIVEETSFDDPIGSVEPILFVLRGMTSRFAARLGARGEACLSLTITIPLDRSIASLRDSAREPVLSLSIDLPSPLSDAGDLHRALRAKLERAELFAPAVGVHLEVSQIVEARRVQIDLSRDKAVRPDALPALLAELSAEIGQDRVGLLEATHAHKPEARSKLVPVRDLDQKRVPAQAGDLEAAEDRDVPLPTRLFATPVPIGRITKGAVVAVDNRLYAIESLRFVMRLDGVEWWTSSAASRDYGVAWLVPGATSAKGPAGSKAEGASRAAGLAWVFVDRTTGEGYLQGWCE; this is translated from the coding sequence ATGGGCCGGCGAATCGTGGCGGTGGTCTTGCCGCAGCTCGGCTGCGAGCTCGTGCGGCAACGCGCCCACGAGGAGAACCACGAAGGCGGCCCGCTCGCCGTGTTGTTCTCGAAGGGCAAACCAGACGGGGGAGGGGAGGCGCAGGACCGCGCCACGGCTACGCTCGACCTCGTCGACGAGGTCGCGTGGAGGTACGGGATCCGCCCCGGCCAGCGCGTGGCCGAGGCACAAGCCACGCTCGCCGAACTCACGATCCAGAGCGTCTCGTTCACGGAGGTCGACGCGGCGCTCGGTCGCGTGGCCGAGGTTTGTCTCGGCGGGACCCCCGCGCATGGAAGCGGACTCGGCACGACGGCCGCGATCCGCCTCGCCCCCGAACATCCCGACGAGGACAAACGCCGCGGCCCCGCAGGCGACGCGCCCTTCGACACGGTCTTCCTCGACGTCACGGGCGTCTCGCACCTCGTGGGCGGCGAGGAGGCCTTGCTCGACGAGCTTTGCGAGCGGATCCACGCGCTCGGCCACAAGGTCTTGGCCGCGATCGCCGACGGTCCGCGCATCGCCCGCGCCCTCGCCCGGTTCGCCGCGAGCCCGGTTCTCGCCAGCGGTTCGGTCAACGGTCAGGGGCTACGCTCGGACAAGCCGAGCTACGCCCCCGAACCCCCGCTTCTCGTCCGCAAAGCTCCCCACCCCACGGTCGTCGCCAAGCCCGGCGCGCGTGTCCTCGGCCCGCTGCCGCTCACGGCGCTGCCGCTCGATCCCGACACGGCGGCCTTTTTCGGGCGGCTCGGCATCTTCACGGTCGAGGCCCTGACGAAACTCCCGCGCGGCGAGCTCACGCCGAGGCTCGGCCTGCGCGCCGCCGAGGTGCTCGATCTCGCCTCCGGCCGCGACGAGCTCCCGCTCGTCCCGTACGCGCCCCCGCGCACGATCGTCGAGGAGACGAGTTTTGACGACCCGATCGGAAGCGTCGAGCCCATCCTCTTCGTCCTCCGCGGCATGACCTCGCGCTTCGCGGCTCGCCTCGGCGCCCGCGGCGAGGCTTGCCTCTCGCTCACCATCACGATCCCGCTCGACCGCTCCATCGCGAGCCTGCGGGATTCCGCCCGCGAGCCCGTCCTCTCGCTCTCGATCGACCTGCCCTCGCCGCTCTCCGACGCGGGCGACCTCCACCGCGCGCTCCGGGCCAAGCTCGAGCGCGCCGAGCTCTTCGCGCCGGCCGTCGGCGTTCACCTCGAGGTCTCGCAGATCGTCGAGGCGCGGCGTGTCCAGATCGACCTCTCGCGCGACAAGGCCGTGCGTCCCGACGCGCTGCCCGCCCTCCTCGCCGAGCTCTCGGCCGAGATCGGCCAGGATCGCGTGGGTTTGCTCGAAGCGACACACGCCCACAAGCCCGAGGCGCGCTCGAAGCTCGTCCCCGTCCGGGATCTCGACCAGAAGCGCGTCCCCGCCCAGGCGGGCGACCTCGAAGCCGCCGAGGATCGCGATGTTCCCCTGCCCACGCGGCTCTTCGCGACGCCCGTCCCGATCGGGCGCATCACGAAGGGCGCGGTCGTCGCGGTCGACAACCGGCTCTACGCCATCGAGTCCTTGCGGTTCGTGATGCGGCTCGACGGGGTCGAGTGGTGGACGAGCTCGGCGGCCTCGCGGGATTACGGGGTGGCCTGGCTCGTCCCGGGCGCCACGAGCGCGAAGGGCCCGGCGGGATCCAAGGCCGAGGGGGCGTCGCGGGCAGCAGGCCTCGCGTGGGTCTTCGTGGACCGGACGACCGGGGAAGGGTACCTCCAGGGCTGGTGCGAATGA